GCGGATGCCGCTCGCCTCGCCGCCCGCCAGGCCGCGGTAGAGCTCGACGGTGTGCACGCCGGGAATGCCGAACACGGTGTCGGTGCCGTAGGTGTCGCGCAGCAGGCGGATCAGCAGCTCGGCGCAGGTCATCGGTGTCTCTCCGTTCAGTGGCATTGAGGTTCCCTCAGCCCACCAGCCAGTGGCCCATGAGCACGATGATCGGCAGGGTGATGGCGGTGCGCAGCAGGAAGATGGCCACCAGCTCCCAGAGCTTGAGCGGGATCTTCGACTTGAGCAGCAGGGCGCCGATCTCCGACATGTAGATCAGTTGGGTCAGCGACAGGCAGGCGATCACGAAACGCGTCAGCTCGCTCTCGATGTCGCTGGCCAGCACCGCCGGCAGGAACATGTCGGCGAAGCCGACCAGGGTCGCCGGGGCAGCCGCCTCGGCCTCGGGCACCTGCATCCACTCCAGCACCGGCACCATGGGATAGGACAGCCAGGTGAACAGCGGTGTGAACTCGGCCAGCATCAGGGCCACGGTGCCGATGGCGATCACCAGGGGCAGCAGGCCGAAGAAGATGTCGGCGACGTTGAACAGGGCGTGACGCAGCAGTTGGCGCGGGCCGGGGGCCTGCTCGGCGCGGGCCACCGCGACGCCCAGGCTGTAGCGAAGCAGGTTCTGGTTGCCGGTGTTCTCTTCCTGGATCTGGCAGCCGGCCGGCTCGTAGTAGCTGTTCGGCTTGCGCGACAACGGCGGCAGCCGCGGCACGATCACGGCGGCGACGAGGCCGGCGACGACCACGGTGAGGTAGAAGGGCACGAACAGGTGGTTGATGCCGATGAAGCTGGTCACCAGCAGCGCGAAGGCGATCGAGACGATCGAGAAGTTGGTGGCGATCGCCGAGGCCTCGCGACGGTTGTAGAAGCCCTGTTCGTACTGCTGGGTGGTGATCAGCACGCCGACGGTGCCCGAGCCCATCCAGGAGGCCGTGGCATCGATGGCGCTGCGCCCCGGCAGTCCGAAGATGATGCGGAAGGGCGTACGCACCAGGCTGCCGATGAACTCCATGAAGCCGAAGTCGACCAGGAAGGGCAGCAGGATGGCGGCGAAGAAGAAGAAGGTCAGCAGCACCGGTGCCAGGTCGTTGAGCATCACGCCGCCGGTGAAGGAGGCGGTGATCACCGTCGGGCCGACCTGGAAATAGGTCATCAGCGCGAAGAGGGCGCCGAGCGAGCGCATGATGACCCACAGGGGGGCGACGTCGAACAGCTCGCGCAGCATGCCCTCCCGGGCCCATTCGGGCCGGGTGAGCTTGACGATGCCGGTCAACAGCACCGACAGGCAAAGCACCAGGGTGGCGATGGCGGGCAGCGCCTCGCCGAGCAGGGCCTTGAGGCCATCGGCCATCAGGCCCATGCCGATATTGATGGTGTCGCCCGTGGAGAAGGGCACCAGGAAGAGGCCCACGCCGAGCAGCGAGGGGATCAGGAACTTCAGCAGCCCGTGGCGGCTGAGCCGGGTGGTCTCGGACGCGATGGCCGAGGCGGAATCGAGAGGGGACGGCATGGCAGTTACCCTTGTTGGCATTGTAATCGTCGAACCCGGCCCGGGGGCCGGGGTGTCACGAGGGGGTCTCGGGCCTAGTCACGGCGCCGGACACCGGGCAGCACGCAGAGCATCTCGTAGAGCAGGGTGGCGCCCATCAGCGCGGTGTTGCCGCTGGGGTCGTAGGGCGGCGCGACTTCCACCAGGTCGCCGCCGACCACGTTGAGGCCCCAGGCGCCGCGCACGATCTCCAGGCCCTGCTGGCCGGTGAGCCCACCCATCTCGACGGTGCCGGTGCCGGGGGCCACCGAGGGGTCCAGGCCATCGATGTCGAAGGAGATGTAGACCGGGGCGTCGCCCATCTGCTCGCGTACCTCGGCCATCAACGGGGCCAACGACTTGTACCAGCACTGCTCGGCGGTGACGACCCGGAAGCCCTGATCGCGGCACCAGTCGAAGTCGTCGGCGGCGTAACCGGTGCCGCGCAGGCCGATCTGCACCACGCGCTGGCTGTCCAGCAGGCCCTCCTCCTGGGCGCGGCGGAAGGGACAGCCGTGGGCGACCTCCTCGCCGAACATGTGCTCGTTGACGTCGGCGTGGGCGTCGATATGGATCAGCCCGACCGGGCCGTGCTTCCGGGCGATCGCCCGCAGCAACGGCCAGGTCAGGGTGTGGTCGCCGCCCAGCGTCAGCGGCACGCAGCCATGGGACAACACCTCGTCGTAGTAGCGGGTGATGATGTCGAGGTTCTTCGGCAGGTTGAAGGTGTTGATCGGCACATCACCGATATCGGCGACCTGCAGGCTGTCGAAGGGCGCGGCGCGGGTGGCCATGTTGTAGGGGCGCAGCATGCGCGACTCGTCGCGGATCTGGCGCGGCCCGAGGCGGGTACCGGGGCGGTTGGAGGTGCCGATGTCCATGGGCACGCCGATGAAGGCGGCATCCAGGCCGGCGGCATCGGCCTGGGTGGGCAGGCGCATCATGGTGGCGGGGCCGCCGAAGCGCGGCATCTCGTTGCCGCCCAGGGGCTGATTGAAGTCGCTCACGAAAGGCTCCGTCTCGCAATGGGTGTCAGGAGTGACAAAGCAGGAAGCGTGCCATGTTTTAAGATATTGATATGGAAGTGGTTCCTGTCGACATGATGCAGAAGTGGATCATTGCCGCGCCCGCAGTGATACACTGCTGCATCAATGATCCACTTGTGTATCGGTAGGGCCCCATGGGCGACATCGACAGCGATATCCTGCGCACCATCATCGACACCGCCCATGACCACTTCTTCGTGGTCGATGCCAGCGGCCGCGTTCTGGACGTGAGTCCGGCGGCGGCGGCGGTCTACGGCATGTCCCGGGAGGACCTGTGCCGAACCACCGTCCAGGCCCTCGAGGCCCAGGGGGTGCTCAGGCCCTCGGTCAGCCTGGAGGTGATGCGCACCGGCAAGCCCGCCCAACTGATGCAGGAGACCGGTACCGGCCGGCGGGTCGTCGCCCAGGCCCACCCGGTCTTCCGGGACGGCAAGCTGGCCGCCGTGGTCAGCCGCTCCATGGACCTGACCGACCTGCAGCTGCTGCAGGAGGAATATGCCCTGTTGCAGCGGCGCTTCAGCGACCACCTGCGGCGCAGCGGCGTCGCCGACGAGCCGGGACTCGAGGCCGAGCTGGACGACCTGGAGGTGCGCAGCGGGGTGATGCGCGAGGTTGCCCTGCTGCTCAAGCGGGTGGCGCCCACCGCAGCCACGGTGCTGATGCTCGGCGAGTCCGGGGTCGGCAAGACCGCCTTCGCGCGGCAACTGCATCGCTGGAGCCCGCGCCAGGCCGGCCCCTTCATCGACGTCAACTGCGGGGCGATCCCGGAGAACCTGTTCGAGTCGGAGATGTTCGGCTATCGGCACGGGGCCTTCAGCGGCGCCGCGCCGGGGGGCAAGGCGGGCCTGATGGAACAGGCCGAGGGCGGCACGCTGTTCCTCGACGAGATCGGCGAGTTGCCCCTGGCGATGCAGACCAAGCTGCTCAAGGTCATCCAGGACAGCAGCGTCACGCGGCTCGGCGATACCCGGCCGCGATGCGTCGACTTCCGCCTGGTGGTGGCGACCAACCAGGACCTGGCGCGCCTCGTGGAGACCGGCCGGTTCCGCCTGGACCTCTACTATCGCCTCAATGTCATTCCCGTGACGCTGCCGCCGCTGCGCGAGCGCCGCGAGGATATTCCCGGGCTGGTCGAGCGCCAGCTCAAGCGCCTCAATGGTCGCTATGGCCGCGACAAGATCATGGCCCGGGATGTCTGGCAGCAACTGATGGGCCGGGACTGGCCCGGCAACGTACGCGAGCTGGAGAACTGGCTCGAGCGGGCCTGGCTGTCGGCGGCGGATGACGTGATCCGCGCCGACGGCCACGCCGGCACCGGGCATCCGCGCGCCCCGACAGGGGCGGGCGCCAGTGGCGTGACGGCCACGGCGCCCGACGGCGCGGGGTTGCGCGACGGGGAGACGCTCAAGGCGGCGCTCTCGCGCACCGAGCGGGCCATCCTGGCCGAGCTGTGCGGCGAGCGGACCTCGACCTACGCCATCGCCGAGCGCCTCGGCATCAGCCAGCCCAGCGTGGTGCGCAAGCTCCGCCAGCACGGCCTGCGGATCGGCCGGGAGGCCTCGTCCGGGGACAACTAGCCGGTCGCTGTACGGGGCCGCGCGCGCCGCCTACCTTGATGAGGGGCATCGGCCCCATGCCAAGGCTGACCAGAAGGAAGCGCTCATGTCCGATCGCCTGTTGCTGACCACCTCCTCCCATCTCGAGGGTTATCGCGTCATCGAACATCTCGACATCGTCTCCGCCGAATGCGTGTTCGGCATGAACGTGCTCAAGGACATGTTCGCGGGCTTTCGCGACTTCTTCGGCGGCCGCAACAAGTCGTCCCAGGATGCGCTGCGCGATGCCAGGGTCGCCTGCCTGGACGAGCTGCGCCGGGAGGCCGAGGCGATGGGCGCCAACGCCGTGATCGCGGTGGATCTCGACTACAGCGAGATCTCCGGGGGCGGCAAGTCGATGCTGTTCCTGGTGGCCACGGGCACCGCCGTGAAGGTGGCGCGGGCCTGAGCGAGGGAGCGTACAACGAGAAGGGCCCCGCGATCACTCGCGGGGCCCTTGGAATCCGATGGTCGGAGTAGCAGGATTCGAACCTACGACCTCTGCCTCCCGAAGGCGTTTTTATCGTATTTCAGCAGCTACGTCCGGAAGCAAGAATCAACTAAAAGTTGTTTTAAAAACAATAAGTTGTTATCAGATTTTGATGTTTCTGCTTGCTTCTCGTGGTGGCCTCGAGTAGCGTCTCCATGGAACCTATTTGGAACCTGGAAAGGGGCCAGCCATGTCAGGGAAGACCACCGACAAGCTGACGACGCGGACGCTCGACCGGCTGAAGAAGGAGATGACCAGCGGCGAGGTGTGGGATACGGACCTGTCAGGCTTCCATGTGCGAGCAGGTAAGCGAGGCCTATCCCTTCGTCTTTCCTACTACAACCACATCGGCCAACGCCGAGTGGTTACCCTTGGGCAATATGGGAAGTTGACAGCTGCACAGGGACGCGAGGCCGCCAAGGAGGCGTTGGCCGTGATCGCTCAGGGCGGTGACCCGCGTGCGGTGGAAGTAGAGGCCCAGAACGAGGCCCGACGTCAGCAGGAGCAGACCCTCAGGGCTTATCTCGATGGCCCCTATGCGGTGGCGCAACGTCGCAAGAAAGATGGTTTGGCCACCTTGCGGCGTATTCGTCGTGCCTTCGAAAGCTGGCTGGACCGGCCGATGAGCAGTTTCACTCGCGCCGACGTGGAGCGTTGGCAGGGGGAGCGTGAAAGCAAGGGAGAGGCGTACAGCACCAGCAAACGTCACCTGGGGGCGCTCAAGACCCTGCTGGGGCATGCTGCTCAGCGCAATTTCATACCCGATAACCCGTTGGTTGGGGTCGCACTGCAGCGCCCGGCGATGTCGGAAGACGATATGGCCGAGCAAGCGGCCCAGCGTCGTTATCTGGAGCACGATGAGGTCGAAGCACTTTTCTCTGGCCTCGATGCCTATCAGGAGCTGAAACGTGAGCAGCGGCGACTCAGCCGGGCTCACGGCAAGGCGTACCTGCCCGATCTCGATAGCGTCATGTTCGTGGATCATGTCAAGCCATGGATCCTGACCATGTACTACACCGGCTTCCGGCCCGGTGATATTACCGGCCTGCGCTGGGAGCATATCAACCTGACCTTTCGTACCGCCCGCAAAGTTATCGAGAAGTCGGCTCACCATCGCCCGGAGCCAATGACCTTCCCACTGTCTTCTGCGGTCGTTGAGGTGCTCACGGCTTGGCACAAGCAAAAAGGGGAGCCAAAGACCGGCCTTGTGTTCCCCTCACACCGCAATGGTAAGCGCATGGACAGGACTGCCATGCAGAAACCCTGGGCGACCGTGCGCAAGCTGGCCGGCCTTCCCGACGATCTACTGCTCTATAGCCTACGTCACAACTTCGCTAGTCAATTAGTCATGGCCGGCGTTGACCTATTGACCGTCTCGAGGCTGATGGCTCATAGCGATATTCAGACCACTATTCAACATTATGCTCACCTGCGCCCCGATCATACACGAGAGGCTGTGGAGGCGTTTGCCAAGCAACGGAAATCGAGTACGCAATTCTTTATCGAAAATGCTGTTTCTTGAAGCCTCCGTGCAATCGCTGGAAGGGTTTGGTTTGTCTTCTGAATAAATTTTCCAAGGTGTAAGGAATTGTTGTGAAAAGGAAAAAATCAACCTCAAGGACCAGTCTGTCTAGGTTTAAAGATTATTGTCGGTTAGAAGATGCCGCCAAGGTGTTGGCTGCCGAGCTAGAGGAAGAAATAACGATCAAGGATTTGTATGAATATGCATTGCACGGTTCGCTCAAACTAAGCGTCATGCTGGGCTTCCAGCTTGCGGAGCGTGACGTGAAGGAGCCGGTCCCGCATGAGGACTATTTGAGATTAGATGGGATGTATCACATTGATTCTAAATGTACTGGGTTCCGATTGCTCCTCATTTACGAGTCCATCGGGTTCGAGCATCCGCTGGCAGATTTAAACCTGTGGGTGGTAAGAGATGTTGATGATGAAAATGTGGCCTATAGGCTGTGTAGGTATGCTGAGGATGACGGTTTAGAATGGGATGAAGAGCCGGAGCTT
The Halomonas sp. M4R1S46 DNA segment above includes these coding regions:
- a CDS encoding site-specific integrase; translated protein: MSGKTTDKLTTRTLDRLKKEMTSGEVWDTDLSGFHVRAGKRGLSLRLSYYNHIGQRRVVTLGQYGKLTAAQGREAAKEALAVIAQGGDPRAVEVEAQNEARRQQEQTLRAYLDGPYAVAQRRKKDGLATLRRIRRAFESWLDRPMSSFTRADVERWQGERESKGEAYSTSKRHLGALKTLLGHAAQRNFIPDNPLVGVALQRPAMSEDDMAEQAAQRRYLEHDEVEALFSGLDAYQELKREQRRLSRAHGKAYLPDLDSVMFVDHVKPWILTMYYTGFRPGDITGLRWEHINLTFRTARKVIEKSAHHRPEPMTFPLSSAVVEVLTAWHKQKGEPKTGLVFPSHRNGKRMDRTAMQKPWATVRKLAGLPDDLLLYSLRHNFASQLVMAGVDLLTVSRLMAHSDIQTTIQHYAHLRPDHTREAVEAFAKQRKSSTQFFIENAVS
- a CDS encoding sigma-54 interaction domain-containing protein, whose product is MGDIDSDILRTIIDTAHDHFFVVDASGRVLDVSPAAAAVYGMSREDLCRTTVQALEAQGVLRPSVSLEVMRTGKPAQLMQETGTGRRVVAQAHPVFRDGKLAAVVSRSMDLTDLQLLQEEYALLQRRFSDHLRRSGVADEPGLEAELDDLEVRSGVMREVALLLKRVAPTAATVLMLGESGVGKTAFARQLHRWSPRQAGPFIDVNCGAIPENLFESEMFGYRHGAFSGAAPGGKAGLMEQAEGGTLFLDEIGELPLAMQTKLLKVIQDSSVTRLGDTRPRCVDFRLVVATNQDLARLVETGRFRLDLYYRLNVIPVTLPPLRERREDIPGLVERQLKRLNGRYGRDKIMARDVWQQLMGRDWPGNVRELENWLERAWLSAADDVIRADGHAGTGHPRAPTGAGASGVTATAPDGAGLRDGETLKAALSRTERAILAELCGERTSTYAIAERLGISQPSVVRKLRQHGLRIGREASSGDN
- a CDS encoding YbjQ family protein, translated to MSDRLLLTTSSHLEGYRVIEHLDIVSAECVFGMNVLKDMFAGFRDFFGGRNKSSQDALRDARVACLDELRREAEAMGANAVIAVDLDYSEISGGGKSMLFLVATGTAVKVARA
- a CDS encoding YjiH family protein; translated protein: MPSPLDSASAIASETTRLSRHGLLKFLIPSLLGVGLFLVPFSTGDTINIGMGLMADGLKALLGEALPAIATLVLCLSVLLTGIVKLTRPEWAREGMLRELFDVAPLWVIMRSLGALFALMTYFQVGPTVITASFTGGVMLNDLAPVLLTFFFFAAILLPFLVDFGFMEFIGSLVRTPFRIIFGLPGRSAIDATASWMGSGTVGVLITTQQYEQGFYNRREASAIATNFSIVSIAFALLVTSFIGINHLFVPFYLTVVVAGLVAAVIVPRLPPLSRKPNSYYEPAGCQIQEENTGNQNLLRYSLGVAVARAEQAPGPRQLLRHALFNVADIFFGLLPLVIAIGTVALMLAEFTPLFTWLSYPMVPVLEWMQVPEAEAAAPATLVGFADMFLPAVLASDIESELTRFVIACLSLTQLIYMSEIGALLLKSKIPLKLWELVAIFLLRTAITLPIIVLMGHWLVG
- the speB gene encoding agmatinase, which codes for MSDFNQPLGGNEMPRFGGPATMMRLPTQADAAGLDAAFIGVPMDIGTSNRPGTRLGPRQIRDESRMLRPYNMATRAAPFDSLQVADIGDVPINTFNLPKNLDIITRYYDEVLSHGCVPLTLGGDHTLTWPLLRAIARKHGPVGLIHIDAHADVNEHMFGEEVAHGCPFRRAQEEGLLDSQRVVQIGLRGTGYAADDFDWCRDQGFRVVTAEQCWYKSLAPLMAEVREQMGDAPVYISFDIDGLDPSVAPGTGTVEMGGLTGQQGLEIVRGAWGLNVVGGDLVEVAPPYDPSGNTALMGATLLYEMLCVLPGVRRRD